The Haloterrigena turkmenica DSM 5511 genome includes the window CGTCCCGATCGAGACCGCTACAGTTCACCCATGATCTCGTCGGCGAACGTCGACAGCGCGGCCTCGCGGTCGTCGTTCTCGAGCCCGACGATGGCGTGATCGAGGCCGTACCCCTCGAGTCGCCGGAAGTAGTCCCGGAACCACTCGACGCCGGCCCGAAAGCCCAGGTGTAGCGGTTCGGCGTCGGCCGTCGGGTCGTCGGCGAACTCGACGCGGACCGCGATGGCGAACGGTTTCTCGCCGGCCGACTCGCGCCACTCGACGAGGTAGTCCTCGAGCGTGCGTTCCGGGAGGTGATAGAAGAGCCAGCCGTCGCCGTGCTCGGCGATCCACTCGCGGGACTGGCGGGCGTTCCCGGTCGGCAACAGGGGGATCGTCTCGCTCGTCGGGTCGGGGACGACCTCGAGGTCGCCCTCGAGCGAGCCCCACTCGCCCTCGAGCGTGGGAAAGTCCTCGCGCCAGAGCGTTCGGATTGCCTCGAACCGCTCGCGGAATGCGCGGCCTCGCTCCTCGCGGTCGACGCCGAAGGCGGGGTACTCGGGGTCGCGGTCGCCGGAGGCGACGCCGAGGACGAGCCGCCCGTCCGAGAGCCGGTCGACGGTCGCGGCGGACTTGGCGACGTGGATCGGATGCCGGAGCGTGAGGACGATACTCGAGGTGCCGAGCGCGACGTCGTCGGTGCGGGCCGCGACGTGGGAGAGCCACGGCCACGTGTCGAACGTCTGGCCCGCATCGCCGAACTTCGGCCAGTAGGTCGGGACGTCCCGCGCCCAGAGGCCGTCGAAGCCGACCGCCTCGGCGCGTTCGGCGAGTCGCAGTTCGGCTTCGATGTCGGGCGTCGAGCGGTTCGCTCCCGTCAGCGGAAAGCCGGCGCCGAAGGTCAGGCCGTCGCGGTCGAACAAGCGTCGATAGCCGGCGTTTGCGTGTCCTGCCGGTGGCATTCGCTCGTGCTATCGGCCGCTCGCTCAAGACGGTGACGCTGTCGGCCTGCGGGGTCGTTCGGCTCCGGTAGCACGGAGAGCGCTGTGGCTCGAGCGCGCATCGAAAGAAAGAGAAAATCAATCGGTGGTGACGGTGGTGACAGCCGAGTCGTCGCCGATCAGTCGTCGGCGGGCGCGGCGCCGCTGTCGCCCTGGGCCTGTTCTTTCGTCCAGGCGAGCTTGCCGCCGGCCGCGAGGATGTCGCGTTCGCGCTCGGAGGCGTCGAGGGTAGCGGTGTACTCCTCGTCGCCGTTGACGCGGACCGTGAACTCCTCCTGACCGGAGGTGACGGCGTCGTAGACGTCGTCGACGATCTCGATCTCGTCGCCCTGGTCGATGTCCTCGTAGGTGTCCTCGTCGATCGTCAGCGGGACGATGCCGAAGTTGAAGAGGTTCGCGCGGTGGATGCGCGCGAAGCTCTGTGCGAGGACGGCCTCGATACCGAGGTACATCGGACACATCGCGGCGTGCTCTCGCGAGGAGCCCTGTCCGTAGTTCTCGCCGGCGACGAGGACGCCGCCGTCGGCCTCTCGAGCGCGCTCGGCGAACGTGTCGTCGACGCGGGAGAGGGTGAACTCGGAGAGCTTGTCGATGTTCGACCGGTACATCAGGATGTCCTGGGTCGCGGGGATGATGTGGTCGGTCGTGATGTTGTCCTCCATCTTCAGGAGGGCCTCACCCGCGATGTCGGCGTCGAGCTGGTCCTTCAGCGGGACGTCGCCGATGTTCGGGCCCTTGATGAGTTCGTCGTCGACGGCCTCGTCGGGTGCGATGAGGTCCGTCTTGGAGCCGTCGTACTCGTCGGGGAGTTCGATGCCGGGGGCCTCGAGGTCGCCGAGTTCGTCGGCGAGGTTACGCGGGTCGACGATTTCGCCTTTGAGCGACGCAGCGGCGGCGACCTCTGGCGAGCAGAGGTAGACGTTGTCGTCTTCGATCCCGGAGCGACCCTCGAAGTTGCGGTTGAAGGTTCGCAGCGAAACGGAGTCCGAGGAGGGGACGTGACCGATGCCGATACAGGCACCACACGTCGCCTCGGAGAAGTTGACGCCGGCGGCCATCATCTCCGCGACCCAGCCCTCGCGGGCGAGCATCTCGGAGGCCTGCTTGGAGCCGGGTGCGACGATCGTCTCGGTCTCCATCGAGGTCTCGCGACCCTCGAGCATCTTGGCGACGGGGAGGATGTCCTCGTAACCGCCGTTCGTACAGGAGCCGACGATGACCTGCTCGACGGACTCTCCTTCGACTTCGCTGACGGGAACGACCTTGTCCGGCATCGAGGGCTGTGCGATCAGCGGCTCGAGGTCGGAGAGGTCGACGACGATCTCGTCGTCGTACTCGGCGTCGTCGTCGGGCTGGAGCTCGACGTACTCGTCGCCGCGGCCGACGCGTTCGAGGTAGTCCTCGGTCTGGTGGTCGGTCGGGAAGATCGACGTCGTCGCGCCGAGTTCCGTTCCCATGTTGGTGATGGTCATCCGCTCGGGTGCGGTCAGCGTCTCGACACCGGGTCCGGTGTATTCGAGGATCTTGCCGACGCCGCCCTTGACGCTCAGCCGGCGGAGCAGTTCCAAGATGACGTCCTTCGCGGTGGCCCACTCGGGGAGCTCGCCCTCGAGGCGGACGTTGACGACTTCGGGCATCTCGATGTAGTAGGGTGCGCCGCCCATAGCGACGGTGACGTCGATCCCGCCGGATCCGATAGCGAGTTCGCCGATTCCACCGGGCGTTGGGGTGTGGCTGTCGGAACCGAGCAGCGTCTTGCCGGGCGCTGCGAAGTTCTCGCGGTGAACGTTGTGGCAGATACCGTTACCGGGTCGGGAGAAGTGAGCGCCGTATGTACCGGCCGCAGAACGCAGGAAACGGTGGTCGTCGGTGTTCTTAAAGTCGAACTGGTAGGTCTGGTGGTCACAGTACTGGGCGGCGATCTCGGTCTGGACTTCGTCCAGTCCCATGGCTTCGAACTGGAGCCAGACCATCGTGCCGGTCGTGTCCTGTGTAAGCACCTGGTCGATCTCGATCCCGATCTCCTCGCCGGTCTCGAGTTCGCCCTCGACGAGGTGGTCGTCGAGAATCTTCTCGGTGAGAGTCTGTCCCATAGCATCCAAAACTCGGCTTTCCGTCGTGATAAATCCAGCGTGTTTCTATGAGGGGAAGCCGGTGCCATGCGGTCGAATCCGGCCGAGCCTGGGTAAGTATTGCCTCCCAAATGGACAGTCGTGGAGCGGGGTATCGTCGACCGTCGTTCGCGGGTCGCGCCGACGGGCGCCTGCCGCGTCCGCCCCGCGTTCGGGGAGTGTTCGCGCGTCTACCACGCGTTCTCGTCACGTCCTCGACATCTGCCACGCGTTCCCCTCCCCAACGCCCCGCGAACGGACATCCTTTTCTCCGCCGCGCGGTCTTGTACGGACATGTTTCGCTCCGGTACGTTCGTCGCCGAGCACGTCTCGCCGACGACCGCCGATCAGGTCCAGCCCAACGGCGTCGACCTCACGCTGGACGTCGTCTTCGAACAGCTCGAGCCGGGTCGTATCGGCCGGGACGGCAAGCAGGTCGGCGACCGCGTCGCCCGCCCGCTCGAGGAACTCGAGCAGAAGGATCCGGACACCTACTACCTGCCACAGGGCGCCTACGTCGCCCGCTACGGCGAACGGATCGAAATTCCGGAGGGGCACGTCGGCTTCGTCTATCCGCGCTCGTCGCTGATGCGCAACTCCTGTATGCTGAACACGGCCGTCTGGGACGCCGGCTACCAGGGACGCGGCGAGGGCCTGTTGCAGGTCCACCACGACATCGAGATCGAACGCGGCGCCCGGATCGCCCAGCTAGTTCTCGCGGAAGCCGGCCACGAGGACGTCTACGACGGGAGTTATCAGGGCGAAGGCCTCGAGTAATCGATGGCGGCGGCGGAGCGCCAGTTCGCGTACCCTTTTGCCGATTCCCGTCGGAGGGAGCCGTACCGATGATGGCGACGACGCACGTGTTCGCGGGGCTCGCCGCCGTCGCCCCGGTCGCCTACCTGCTGCCGAAACTGTCGACTCCGCTGGCCGTCGGGGCGATACTGGGTGGTCTCGCGCCCGATTTCGACCTCGTCTTCGACCACCGGCGGACGTTTCACTTCCCGGTGGTGGGCGCCGCGATCGCCGCTCTCGCGGTCGCCGTCGCCGTCACCGTCCCTGGACCGCTCACGGCCGCGCTCGCGGCCCTCGCCGTCGCCGCGTGGCTCCACGCGGTCAGCGACGCCGCCGGTAGCGGCCCCGAGATGGACCCGTGGAACCACCGACACGGACGGGCCGTCTACGATCACGTCCGCGGCCGGTGGCTCCGACCGCGGCGCTGGATCCGGTACGACGGATCCCCCGAAGACGCCGCGCTCGCGACCGCCCTCGCGGTGCCCGCGCTGGTGGTCTTCGAGGGCCCGATCGACGTTCTCGTGCTCGTCGGCGTCGCCCTCTCGATCGCCTACGCGCTCCTCCGGCGACGGCTGGTCGCGTGGCTCCCCGACTGGCTCGAGTGAGGCTTGGCCAGGAGCGACACTCGACCGACTCGAGCGAGCAGAGCGTCCACGACCCGGCGTCGCGCTCGAGCGCGAGTCGGAACGCTGATACTCCAGCCCTTCGAGGCAGTCGGTATGGTTGATGTGTTCCTCGCCCAGACGATTCACCTGATCTTCGCCGGGATCTGGGCCGGCAGCGTCTTCTACGTCGCGTTCGTCGTGTTGCCCCTCGCGCGGGACGGCGCGTTCAACACGACCAAGCCCCTCGAGGCGATCTCCGGGAAACTGACCACCATCTCGCGCGTGAGCGCCCTCGTCTTGCTGCTCTCCGGCGGCCACCTTGCCGGACACCGATACACGTCCGCGAGACTCTTCGAGACGACCAACGGCCACCTGGTGCTCGGGATGGTCGTCCTCTGGGCGCTCTTGGCGGGTCTCGTCGAGGTCGGCGCGAAGCGACTCGAGACGGGGCTCAACGGGAAGAAACTCCGCGAGCCGGCGGCCAACGCGCTCCCCGTGTACCGGGCGGGGGCGGTCGTCGCCATCGGGTTGCTCGTCGTCGGCGGCGCGATCACGTCCAACGCCGCGGCCCTTCTCTGAGTCCCGTCGAAAGGCGACTGCCGACTGAACGAGACAGTTCACGCCGCAATCCTGTCGTCCGGACGCCAACGAAATCCGGACATTCTTGCGAAAGATACTTAATCAGTTGCTGTAAGGTACTCGCATGATGATCAGGGGCAAAGAAATGGCGCTGTCGCTGCTGGCGGTCGGAACGGCCGCAGTCGCCGGATACGCACTTCGCTCGGGTCAGCGCACCGATTCGCCGTCGCGATCGAAAGCGAACCTCGGCGCACGAATCATCGGCCACGAGGACGTTCCCGACGGGGTGACCGTCGTCGATAGCACCTCCCAGCGACTGGGCGAAATTCCGGGCGCGCGACGCGCCATCGGCCGTGCGGTCCGCAACGACGCGCGCGAGGAATGGGAACATGTCACTATCGACCGGGACGGCGCTTGGTCCGTCGTCGACACCGTCCGCGGTTCGCTGCCCTACTACAGCGGTTCCGGTGGAGAGTACAACGGCGTCTACGTCCGCCACAACGACCGCATCGTCGTCCTCGACGCGATCGGCTGGGCCCGACTCGAGGAGCCGCTGCACTGATCGGCCGGCCGACTCGAGCCACTGTGTTGTTCGCGAGCGAGCGGGAATTCTAGCGGTGCTTCTCGGTTCGTTCTTCGTTCTTCGTTCGCCGATATCGCCCAGCGACCGTGCTATCGTTTCGCGCGAAGCTGTGAGTCCGGCGTATCAGCTCGTAGAGAGCGACGCGATGGCGCTCCGCGCGCTCGAGTCCGCGGGCCGGACGCGACCGGGGGCCGCGAAATCACAACCACTACCACCGAGCCCCGCCGAGTGGTCTCCATGGAACTGGGCGTAATCGGACTCGGACGCATGGGACAGATCGTCGTCGACCGCAGCCTCGAGGCCGGCCACGACGTCGTCGCCTTCGACCTCGACGCGGAAGCCGTCGCGACGGCCGCCGACGCCGGCGCCGAACCGGCCGACTCGATCGCCGACCTCACCGACCGACTCGGCGAGGAGAAGCGCATCTGGCTGATGGTACCCGCCGGCGAGGCCGTCGACGCGACCCTCGAGGAACTCGAGGCACACCTCGATTCGGACGACGTCGTCGTCGACGGCGGCAACTCCTACTTCGAGGACTCCGTGCGCCGTGCAGAGGCCTGTCCCGCGGCGTATCTGGACTGTGGCACCTCCGGGGGGCCCGCGGGCGCGGAACTGGGCTTCTCGCTGATGATCGGCGGCCCCGAGTGGGCCTACGACGAACTGACGCCCGTCTTCGACGCGGTCGCGACCGGCCCCGACGGCCACGAACGGATGGGGCCCGCCGGCTCGGGCCACTACGTGAAGATGATCCACAACGGCGTCGAGTACGCCCTGATGCAGACCTACGGCGAGGGCTTCGAGTTGCTCCACGAGGGCCGCTACGATCTGGACCTCGAATCGGTCGCCTCGGTCTGGAACAACGGCGCCGTCATCCGATCGTGGCTGCTCGAGCTCTGCGAGGAGTCGTTCCGCGAGGAGGGCAACGACCTCGGAACCGTCGCCGACCGCGTCGAGGGCGGCTCGACCGGCACCTGGACCGTCCAGGAAGCCTTAGAACAGGAGGTGCCGCTCCCCCTGATCTATACGGCGCTCGCCGAACGGTTCGGCTCGCGGGCCGACGACGGCCGCTTCTCGCGGCGCCTCGCGAACCGGCTTCGGTACGGATTCGGCCGCCACGACGTCCCGCGACGCGATTGACGGCCGCGAAACCCGTCGGAAACGGACGCGCAATTCCGAAGCACATATACGACCGTTCGAAGTAGTTCGGCGCGAACGCGTTCGGGGGGTGGCGCTGGCCCCGACAGTTCGCCCGGACGGACTGTAATTTTGCCTGTCGGATTCGGTCCGAAAAATTGAGTCATTTTCTTTACTCCCGCTCCCAACAGCGTTAGTTATGAACTCCGAGTATTCGACGACAGTGGCGGCCGGCGACGACGACCCGAGTATGGCCGTCATCGAACTCGTCGCCGACGCCTCCGGAATCGATCCCCTCGAACTCGACCCGCTCTACAACGTCATCGATCCCGAAGTCATCGACTCCCTCTCCTCGAGTACCGGCTTCTCGTCGCTCGAATTCGAGTACGCCGGCCACACCGTCGTCGTCGACGGAACTGGCAACGAGATCGAGATCTCGCTCGAGCCCGTCACGATCGGCTCCGACCGATCCTCCGGCGTTTCCGGTCCCTCCCTGTAGGCTGTTTTCGCGGTCGTCCGTCAGCGCTCCATCGAACGCCCAGTCGTTGTTTTCGATCAGTCCGCGCTCGAGACAGTCCAGACCGTTTATCTCTCGCGAGCCTAACCGATAGCGAGTGAATGGGTGAACGCAAACGGAACATCGCCGTCCGGTTCTTCGGCGGTGCGGGGAACTACACTGCCGTCCTCGAGGAATTCTGCCACTACGTCCTCACCGAGGACCCGGATCTGGAGGGGGCGCTCGAGTGGGTGAAAGCCAATACGCGGGCGACCAGCGATGCGGGAATCGCCGACCGACTGCGATTTCTCGAGTCGATCGGGCTGCTCGCGCTCGAGGAAGCGCAGGTCGAACTCACCGATCGAGGGATTCGGTGGGTCGCGGAGTCGGACCCCGAGATCCTGTTCGATGCGCTCGTCGAGAACGTCCACGGGTTCGAGACGCTGCTCGAAGCGCTGCTCGAGGGACCACAGACGGACGCCGAACTGGGCGACGCGATCGCGGCCGACCACCCGGCGTTCGACTGGACTGACCCGTCCGGTCCCGCACAGCACCGCGGCTGGCTGCAGAGCCTCGGCTACGTCGAGCGGTCGGCCGGACTGAATTCGCTGACCGACAGCGGGGAGCGGCTGGCCCGGCGGATCGCGTCCCGGCTGCCGACCCTCGAGCCCGGGACCGACTACGCACAGTCGGAACTCGAGGCGGCGTTCGACACGGGTTTCGGCTCCTACATCAAGGGAATCAACCCGCGAACGGACGACGACGGAGAACTGGCGTACATCATCCTGAAGGCTCGCGAGGACGGCCCGTACGGCGACGACCTCACGGGCGAGCGGTTTACCTACATCGGAGAAGGTGTCCCCTCGAAAGGTGACCAGCAGTTGACGCCCGCGAACGGGGCGCTGGTCAATCACGCCGAAGGGGCCGTCGTGCCGATCTACTTCTTCTACCAGCCGGCGGACGCGGATCGACTCCGGTACGAGGGACTGGTCGACATCGTCGACGCCGAGTACGTGGCCGATCCGGGCGGCGAGCGACTGGTGTATCGGTTCACGATGGAACGACTCGAGATCGAAGACCCGACCGAGTTCGAGGCGCTCGCGGACTCGGTGGTCGACGGCGACACCGAAACCGGTAGCGCATCGGCCGAGAGCGAGACGAGCGACGACTCCGACGGGAGCGAACCGCCCCTCACCGCAGACGAGGAGGAGTTCACCGCGACGCAGCGGCGGGTGCGCTCGAGCACCTTCGCGAAGCGGGTCAAAACCGCCTACGGCCGGCGCTGTGCGATCTGTGGCGCGTCCCGCGAGTCGCCCGCCGGAACCGTCGACATCGAAGCTGCCCACATCTACCCGAAGAAGGAGAACGGCCGCGATACTGTCCGCAACGGGCTCGCGCTCTGCCGACTCCACCACTGGGCGTTCGACGCCGGCTGGCTCGCGGTGACCGACGACTACCGCGTGCTGGTCGCCGATCGCCCCGATCTCGAGGGATACGAGGAGTTCGCGCGACTCGAGGGCGAGGAACTAACGCTCCCCGCAGCGGAAGTGAAACGGCCGCACGCGACGTTCCTTGCCGCGCATCGAGAGCGACACGGGTTCGAATCGTCGTAGACGGTCTCAGTACTCGTCCCGCACGTTGTCGATCTGGCACTGCACGCAGAGATCGTCGGCGAAACAGGAGACGCTGTCGTGGGGACAGTCGTGGTCTTCGACCTGCACCGACTGCCGGCGTTTCTCCCGTCGCCAGACGCGCTCCCAGTCGTCGATGTCCATGTCGGCGGAGGTGAACACGACGGAGCCGTCGCCGGCGACGATCTTCGCCGCCGTGACCGCGTGCTGGCATTCCTTGACGCGGTCGATCGCGTCCTCGTAGGACGAACAGCGGATCTCCTCGGTTCCCGACTCGTCGTCCAAGAGCCGCACCGTGATCGAGCCGTCGTACTCCTCCGTCGGCTCCAGCCCGTGGGTCATAGTTGATACTATCCGAACGAGGTGAAAAATGGCGGGGAAGGACCCCTCGCGTTCAGACCGGCTCGCGAAGCGCCCAGACGTCGTCGCGGGGCTCGAGGCGGTGCGGCTCCGCGCCGCGCTCGGTCACGATTCCGGTGTGGTACAGCATCGCTTTCAGCTGGAAGACGGTCGGTGCGTGGTAGACGGTGCCGTCCGCGAGCGCCTCGCGTCGCAACTCGCCGTCCTCGGTCAACGCACGCCGGCGAACGTCGTCGTCCCCGCGGAGGAACAGCTCCACGGTGAAGGTCGGGTGAGTCTCGTGGAGGTGTACCACGAGATCCACGAGCGACGGCTCGGGTTGCCAGTCGTCGTGCATCGCCTGCAGTTCGGCGACGAGCAGCTCCGTCGCCGGATACTCGAAGACGACGCGGCGAGCGAGTTGCCCCCAGCCGGGCGCGAGGTCGACGAACCGTTTCCGCGATCGGTACCAGTCCTCGAACTCTGCGAGAGCCGCCTCGACGCTGCCGCACCGTCTCGTCGCGAATCGCAGCACCTCCTGGCCGAGCGAGGTGAGTTCGACGCCGCGCGGTCCGTCCTCGATTAGTCCCAGAAACGCGGCCCCCTGTCTGGCGCTGTCGACGGCGCCGACGACCTTGTACTCCGACAGCAGGGCCGCAGTCTCACCGTCGGCGTAGTGGGCCAGCGGGTAGCCGAGGTAGTTCTTCGGATGGTTCAGCCCGAACGACTTGTTCGCCACGCCCTGCGCACCGGCCTGGAACCGCAGCGCCGTCGCCTCGCTCGAGGTCCGATTACCGACGATCCGGGGCACCTCGAGCGCCTCGACGTCGCCGGCGGCGTCGACGCCCAGCACGCCGACGTTCAACTCTCGTGCCAGCGTCCGATCGGTCTCGGAAATCGCCGCCGTCGGCGCCGCGAGGTACGCCGCGTTGGCCTCGTGGAGTCGGTCGTAGGCCTGGACGATCCCGCGTTGCGTGTCCACGCCGCCGCTGGCGTACCCCTTCGCCTCGATGGCGATCAGCGGCGGTTCGTCGCCCAGTCGTTCGACCGCAAGCAGGTCCGACTCGAGGTCGCGAACGCCCACGAGATCCGGATAACCGCCGCCGATCTGCACGTGGTTGAACGGCGCCAGCCGGTCCCGGATCGCCGGCTCGATGGGGCGTCCGGGCAGCCACTCGTCCTGTGAGAACTGCGTGTCGGCCACGACGTACGATCGTTCCTCGCCCCCCTCGGTCGGAAAGAGCCGCCGCTTGGTGTGGGCCAGCACCTGCGGTTCGGAGAGGGATCCGGCCGCGCTACTCATGGGCCACGATTCGTCACGGCCGTCAATAATGTTCCGGCAGACCGACGGGTCGACAGCCGCTGTACGACTGCCGGCTCGGCGATCCACCGCTGGGTGGGACTGAAAGGGGCGAGGACTCTCGGGGAAGGCGGGCGACGCAAGGACCGCAGGACGGAGTCCGAGGACCGCAGCGAGCCCTCCGACTCGAGAGTCCTCGGGGCTTTCGAGGTAGCGTCGTCGACGACCGCTCGAACGCTTACTCCACGCCGAATGCCCCGGACTCGAGTTCGCTGACGATCCCGACCATCACGCCAACGAGGCCCAGAATCACGAGCGCGACGCCGACGGTCCACTGCGGCGAGCCCCGCACGAACAGGTCGACGAGCCAGAGCGCGCCGACGAGGACGAGGCCGCCGGCGACGATCAGGCGGACGAACCGCTCCATACGCCCGGTTTCACCGCCCGAGCCCAAATATTCGGTCGTTCGACGGCCCGCCTCGAGTTCGATGGCCCGCCTCGAGCGCCTCACCTGCGAATCCGAGACAGCGGTTTGTGTCTCGAGCCCGTACCACGATCCATGCTCGAGCCGACCCTCGTCTACGACGACGACTGCGGCTTCTGTACGTGGTGGGCCGACTACTTCGACGAGCGGACGGACCTCCACATCGTGGGCTTCAGCGACCTGCCGGACCACCCCGACATCCGCGAGCGGCTGCCCGAGTACTACGAGGAGTGCTCCCATCTCGTGACCGAGAGGCGCGTCTACTCCTGTGGCGCCTCGATCGAGGAGGCGCTGCGCCGGTACGACAGCGGCGGCCCCGTCGCCGAAACGCTCGGCTTCCTGCGGAACTTCGAGGACTACGCGCGGATCCGCGAGTGGGGGTACCGACAGGTGGCGGACAACCGCGACACGTGGGGAAAACTCATGTCCAAGACGCCACCGGCACGCCAGCAGTCGGACGACGAGCGGTGAGACGACCGGCGGGCGCTCGAACAGATTCGGTTCGAGTCTCGATCCCCGGACCACCCGCTCACAGCCCCGGCCCGCGAAGCCGCAGTTCCTCGAGCGACGCGGGCGCGACGTAGGTGCCGACGCGCTCGCGGTCCCACCACCGGCCGGTCTCGGCGCGTTCCTCGGGCGTCGTGAACCGATACCGGTACCGGACCGCGCGAATATGCGTCGGCGACTCCTCGCACCCGGCGAAGGGGTCTTCTTCCAGCAGCGACCGCGTTTCCTCGTCCTCCTCGAGCAGCTTCGCCAGCAAGCGGTGGAACCACGGGCTGCGACGCGGCGAGGGCGCCATGGCGGCGAACCAGAGCTGCCAGTCCAGCCGGAGGTGGTAGGGCGCGATCTGGGGCGGCCGGCGCTCGGGGTCGGTCGGCTTCCCCTTGAACTGGTAGGTCTCCCACTCGGTCTCCTCCGTGATCTCCGTGTCCGCGGTGCCCTCGATCACGATCTCGTAGCGATCTCGCGTGATCGAGCCGAACGCGCCGTAGGTGTTGACGAGGTGCAGCGGATCGTAGGCCGTGTTCATCGTCTGGCTCTCCGAGAGCATGTTCTCGATCGGCCGGATGCTCATCGCGACCACGACGACCGCGACCAGGATCGCCGCGCCCTCGAGGTAGAGCGGCGTCGCTACCGTCTCGGGCGCCGTCACGGGCAGCGCCCACTCGAGGGCGCCGTCGCTGAACGTCGCGATCGCTAGCACGATCGTCAGCGCGTTCAGCCACGCGAAGTTGCCGGTGAGCATGAGCCAGCCCATGAAGCCGATCGTCGCCGCCCCCGCCAGCGACGAGGCCGGCTGTGGCGCGAAGTAGAGGAACGGAATCAATAGTTCGACGACGTGGTTGCCGAACGTCTCGACCCGATGGAACCGCTTCGGGAGGTGGTGGGCGAACCAGCTCAGCGGGTTCGGAATCGGCTGGGTCTCGTAGTGGTAGTCCATACACGAGAGGTCGCGCCAGCAGTCGTCTCCGCGGAGTTTGATCAGCCCCGCGCCGAACATATTGCGAAAGAGCACCCACTGCAGGAGCACCAGAATGATGACCGGCGGCGCGACCGCGCCCGCGCCGAGAAAGATCGCGAGAAAGCCCGTCTCGAGCAGCATCGACTCCCAGCCGTAGCCGTAGAAGGTCTGCCCGGCGTTGACGAACGACTGGTAGAGCGCCCACATCGCGGCCCAGAGCACTATCGAGGCGGGGGTCGGGTACGGTTCGGGGAGCCAGTACGGAACCGCCAGCAGCGCCAGCGCCGAGAGGACGACGCCGGCCCACGCCGTGATCCCGATGACGCGGTCGCTCGGATAACAGTAGAAGAGACTCGGCCGCTCGCGAAAGTCGGCGCCCTCGGCGTACCACTCGAGGGGTAGCAGACCGTCCTCGCCGGCCAGCGGCCGGAACTGGAATGCGGCGACGAGAAACGCCAGTAGATACAGCAACGCGAGTCCCCGCTGGAAGAGGAAG containing:
- a CDS encoding TIGR03571 family LLM class oxidoreductase — protein: MPPAGHANAGYRRLFDRDGLTFGAGFPLTGANRSTPDIEAELRLAERAEAVGFDGLWARDVPTYWPKFGDAGQTFDTWPWLSHVAARTDDVALGTSSIVLTLRHPIHVAKSAATVDRLSDGRLVLGVASGDRDPEYPAFGVDREERGRAFRERFEAIRTLWREDFPTLEGEWGSLEGDLEVVPDPTSETIPLLPTGNARQSREWIAEHGDGWLFYHLPERTLEDYLVEWRESAGEKPFAIAVRVEFADDPTADAEPLHLGFRAGVEWFRDYFRRLEGYGLDHAIVGLENDDREAALSTFADEIMGEL
- a CDS encoding aconitate hydratase — protein: MGQTLTEKILDDHLVEGELETGEEIGIEIDQVLTQDTTGTMVWLQFEAMGLDEVQTEIAAQYCDHQTYQFDFKNTDDHRFLRSAAGTYGAHFSRPGNGICHNVHRENFAAPGKTLLGSDSHTPTPGGIGELAIGSGGIDVTVAMGGAPYYIEMPEVVNVRLEGELPEWATAKDVILELLRRLSVKGGVGKILEYTGPGVETLTAPERMTITNMGTELGATTSIFPTDHQTEDYLERVGRGDEYVELQPDDDAEYDDEIVVDLSDLEPLIAQPSMPDKVVPVSEVEGESVEQVIVGSCTNGGYEDILPVAKMLEGRETSMETETIVAPGSKQASEMLAREGWVAEMMAAGVNFSEATCGACIGIGHVPSSDSVSLRTFNRNFEGRSGIEDDNVYLCSPEVAAAASLKGEIVDPRNLADELGDLEAPGIELPDEYDGSKTDLIAPDEAVDDELIKGPNIGDVPLKDQLDADIAGEALLKMEDNITTDHIIPATQDILMYRSNIDKLSEFTLSRVDDTFAERAREADGGVLVAGENYGQGSSREHAAMCPMYLGIEAVLAQSFARIHRANLFNFGIVPLTIDEDTYEDIDQGDEIEIVDDVYDAVTSGQEEFTVRVNGDEEYTATLDASERERDILAAGGKLAWTKEQAQGDSGAAPADD
- a CDS encoding deoxyuridine 5'-triphosphate nucleotidohydrolase, which translates into the protein MLFSAARSCTDMFRSGTFVAEHVSPTTADQVQPNGVDLTLDVVFEQLEPGRIGRDGKQVGDRVARPLEELEQKDPDTYYLPQGAYVARYGERIEIPEGHVGFVYPRSSLMRNSCMLNTAVWDAGYQGRGEGLLQVHHDIEIERGARIAQLVLAEAGHEDVYDGSYQGEGLE
- a CDS encoding metal-dependent hydrolase is translated as MATTHVFAGLAAVAPVAYLLPKLSTPLAVGAILGGLAPDFDLVFDHRRTFHFPVVGAAIAALAVAVAVTVPGPLTAALAALAVAAWLHAVSDAAGSGPEMDPWNHRHGRAVYDHVRGRWLRPRRWIRYDGSPEDAALATALAVPALVVFEGPIDVLVLVGVALSIAYALLRRRLVAWLPDWLE
- the gnd gene encoding phosphogluconate dehydrogenase (NAD(+)-dependent, decarboxylating) — translated: MELGVIGLGRMGQIVVDRSLEAGHDVVAFDLDAEAVATAADAGAEPADSIADLTDRLGEEKRIWLMVPAGEAVDATLEELEAHLDSDDVVVDGGNSYFEDSVRRAEACPAAYLDCGTSGGPAGAELGFSLMIGGPEWAYDELTPVFDAVATGPDGHERMGPAGSGHYVKMIHNGVEYALMQTYGEGFELLHEGRYDLDLESVASVWNNGAVIRSWLLELCEESFREEGNDLGTVADRVEGGSTGTWTVQEALEQEVPLPLIYTALAERFGSRADDGRFSRRLANRLRYGFGRHDVPRRD
- a CDS encoding HalOD1 output domain-containing protein; translated protein: MNSEYSTTVAAGDDDPSMAVIELVADASGIDPLELDPLYNVIDPEVIDSLSSSTGFSSLEFEYAGHTVVVDGTGNEIEISLEPVTIGSDRSSGVSGPSL
- a CDS encoding HNH endonuclease, whose translation is MGERKRNIAVRFFGGAGNYTAVLEEFCHYVLTEDPDLEGALEWVKANTRATSDAGIADRLRFLESIGLLALEEAQVELTDRGIRWVAESDPEILFDALVENVHGFETLLEALLEGPQTDAELGDAIAADHPAFDWTDPSGPAQHRGWLQSLGYVERSAGLNSLTDSGERLARRIASRLPTLEPGTDYAQSELEAAFDTGFGSYIKGINPRTDDDGELAYIILKAREDGPYGDDLTGERFTYIGEGVPSKGDQQLTPANGALVNHAEGAVVPIYFFYQPADADRLRYEGLVDIVDAEYVADPGGERLVYRFTMERLEIEDPTEFEALADSVVDGDTETGSASAESETSDDSDGSEPPLTADEEEFTATQRRVRSSTFAKRVKTAYGRRCAICGASRESPAGTVDIEAAHIYPKKENGRDTVRNGLALCRLHHWAFDAGWLAVTDDYRVLVADRPDLEGYEEFARLEGEELTLPAAEVKRPHATFLAAHRERHGFESS
- a CDS encoding thiol-disulfide oxidoreductase DCC family protein; its protein translation is MLEPTLVYDDDCGFCTWWADYFDERTDLHIVGFSDLPDHPDIRERLPEYYEECSHLVTERRVYSCGASIEEALRRYDSGGPVAETLGFLRNFEDYARIREWGYRQVADNRDTWGKLMSKTPPARQQSDDER